In Triticum aestivum cultivar Chinese Spring chromosome 5B, IWGSC CS RefSeq v2.1, whole genome shotgun sequence, the following proteins share a genomic window:
- the LOC123115524 gene encoding uncharacterized protein, with amino-acid sequence MGAGVERSNNKRTMAADPISRVDPLAKKKMVVDLGRDSDEDLPNPSQWAGVNPDSFSDDYLAMMEKARLDEESAPRPVKIATLDYYKPPTRFHTVGLFPVCRSGSKAVLHAAKFLLGVSSSLDGRPLRRCSGLWVDWDV; translated from the exons atgggtgcggGTGTGGAGAGATCCAACAACAAAAGAACCATGGCGGCCGATCCGATCAGTCGAGTCGATCCCTTGGcgaagaagaagatggtggtggatCTGGGGAGGGACAGCGACGAGGACTTGCCTAATCCGTCACAATGGGCGGGTGTTAATCCCGATTCCTTCAGCGATGACTACTTGGCCATGATGGAAAAGGCCAGACTCGACGAAGAATCAG CTCCCCGCCCTGTGAAAATTGCTACGCTCGACTACTACAAACCTCCCACCAGGTTTCACACCGTTGGGCTTTTCCCCGTTTGTCGATCCGGAAGCAAGGCGGTACTCCACGCCGCTAAATTTCTTCTAGGGGTTTCATCCTCTCTCG ATGGTAGGCCGCTAAGACGGTGCTCTGGCCTCTGGGTCGATTGGGATGTGTAG